From the Diospyros lotus cultivar Yz01 chromosome 13, ASM1463336v1, whole genome shotgun sequence genome, one window contains:
- the LOC127787951 gene encoding protein BREAST CANCER SUSCEPTIBILITY 2 homolog B-like isoform X2 codes for MSTWQIFSDADNNFRWEASDQRFNMEPKTPPESSPSLPSMADLLLQGCSNLMENRGGRFQTPPVFQSGVGKPVTVKHSSITKALSILGEEADAFASSGQLCNRSDDGCSLSNSMFRTGSGKKVNISSTGLVRANTLLGLEEGNDPTFSSLKDSKNLLVSDESLGWRKSSHPETREGVNTRTYKDATATISNFNSKTSSLQRDLERETISGLMHTATKCPPIKFNTAGGRSISVSSDALQRARSLLGNLVGETFFNEEDENNPGPPYSKETRLANSNSSKENTQISPTCHQEIAKSMHVSKSFVSPLRSYSSRIQSLITSENADSGTNLIKKFDAEDYDNTSKMPDNTLCQQRPPSGRSSPHVIIRNSLQHDGSLINNPRGSSLGGPLVDISNKLGLHMDSKLTTGEKRRLGRSSISPFKRPRNSRFVTPLNNVLPASSGLPSSAHGEPCGSRRVSAHYPFQGPRKYVKEYFEIPPFHLNTKQLPDNIRRMNPENAEKYKFHNGCGLELGAEAFYHMLAESGASIQHASKEWVENHYKWIVWKLACYERWYPSKSSGKLLTVPNVLEELKYRYEREVNHGHRSAIKRILEGDQPPSSMLILCISSICSKGAESGVATKVELTDGWYSIDGLLDVLLSKKLATGKLFTGQKLRIWGAGLSGWVGPISPLKASNTVSLLLHINGTYRAHWADRLGLCKNVGTPLAFRCIKGMGGPVPRTLVGVTRVYPVLYRERLSNGGFIVRSERMEARMIESYNQRRSVIAEGIASDFQREIKESCIINDNDSEEGAKLLKILERTAEPEVLMAEMTSEQLTSFATYQAKLESIRQSDMQNSIEKALKDAGLSARDITPFMRVRVVELTRKDCPTNCCPRKGLITIWNPTEKQQLELVEGKAYAVTGLIPLALGTEADTLFLQARGSTTRWVPLSSSATQHIELFFTPRKSVSLSHLGEVPLSSEFDLAALVVYVGDVYSDALQKKQWVFVTDGSISESHSEEPSNSLLAISFWSPHTDCDSYTPINHNLVGSVVGFCNLIKRAKDQVNHLWVAETTENSTYFLSSDLVHYFHLKDASASVERWAKISGLTIEKLRRKVLTIVDK; via the exons ATGTCGACGTGGCAGATATTCTCCGACGCCGACAACAACTTCCGATGGGAGGCCTCCGATCAACGTTTCAACATGGAGCCGAAAACGCCGCCCGAATCCTCTCCTTCTCTCCCATCCATGGCTGATCTCTTGCTTCAAG GATGTTCGAATCTGATGGAGAATCGCGGAGGTCGCTTCCAAACTCCTCCGGTGTTCCAAAGCGGAGTAGGAAAACCAGTTACGGTGAAGCACTCTTCCATAACAAAAGCATTATCTATTCTTGGCGAGGAAGCTGATGCCTTTGCTAGTTCTG GACAATTGTGTAATAGAAGTGATGATGGATGCAGTTTATCTAATTCAATGTTCCGCACAGGCTCTGGGAAAAAGGTTAATATATCTTCAACTGGTCTTGTTCGAGCAAATACATTGTTAGGACTGGAAGAAGGTAATGATCCAACTTTTTCGAGTCTCAAGGATTCAAAGAATCTGTTGGTTTCTGATGAATCTTTGGGATGGCGAAAGTCATCTCATCCTGAAACAAGAGAGGGAGTCAACACCAGAACTTACAAGGATGCTACAGCCACAATTTCTAATTTCAATTCTAAGACTAGTTCATTACAACGAGATTTAGAAAGGGAGACTATTTCAGGTCTCATGCATACTGCTACTAAGTGCCCTCCAATCAAGTTTAATACTGCTGGTGGGAGATCTATATCAGTTTCAAGTGACGCTCTGCAACGGGCAAGGAGCCTTCTTGGTAACCTGGTAGGAGAGACTTTCTTTAATGAAGAGGATGAAAATAATCCAGGTCCCCCATATTCCAAAGAAACCAGACTGGCCAACAGCAATTCTAGTAAAGAAAATACCCAAATTTCTCCCACTTGCCATCAAGAAATAGCAAAAAGCATGCATGTATCAAAGAGTTTTGTGTCTCCTCTTCGGTCATATTCCAGTCGAATCCAATCATTAATTACATCAGAGAATGCAGATTCAGGTACCAACTTGATCAAGAAATTTGATGCAGAGGACTATGACAACACTTCTAAGATGCCTGATAACACACTTTGCCAGCAAAGGCCTCCAAGTGGCAGGTCTTCTCCACATGTAATAATTAGAAATTCTTTACAACATGATGGTAGTTTGATAAATAACCCACGAGGAAGTTCATTAGGTGGCCCGTTGGTTGATATTTCAAATAAACTTGGATTGCATATGGATAGCAAATTAACTACTGGTGAGAAGAGGAGACTTGGAAGGAGTTCAATCTCTCCATTCAAAAGGCCCCGCAATTCCAGATTTGTCACCCCTCTGAACAATGTCTTGCCTGCTTCTAGTG GGCTACCCAGTTCTGCACATGGAGAACCCTGTGGCAGCAGAAGAGTTTCTGCCCATTACCCTTTCCAGGGTCCACGAAAATATGTGAAAGAATACTTTGAAATTCCACCATTCCACCTGAACACG aAACAACTTCCAGATAATATAAGAAGGATGAATCCAGAAAATGCAGAAAAATACAAGTTTCATAATGGATGTGGTTTAGAGCTAGGAGCAGAAGCTTTCTACCATATGTTGGCTGAGTCTGGAGCTTCTATACAACATGCTTCTAAAGA GTGGGTTGAGAATCATTACAAGTGGATTGTTTGGAAACTTGCATGTTATGAGAGATGGTATCCCTCTAAATCTTCTGGGAAGTTATTGACAGTTCCTAATGTACTTGAAGAATTAAAATACAG ATATGAGAGAGAAGTAAATCATGGTCATCGGTCCGcaattaagagaattttagaAGGAGATCAACCACCTTCTTCCATGTTGATACTGTGTATATCATCTATTTGTTCAAAGGGTGCGGAAAGTGGTGTGGCTACAAAAGTAGAATTAACTGATGGGTG GTACTCAATTGATGGTCTTTTAGATGTATTGCTATCAAAGAAGTTGGCTACTGGCAAACTGTTTACTGGCCAGAAACTAAgg ATCTGGGGAGCTGGATTATCTGGCTGGGTTGGGCCTATTTCACCTCTCAAG GCATCAAACACGGTTAGTCTTCTTCTGCACATCAATGGGACATACAGAGCTCATTGGGCTGATCGTTTGGGGTTAT GTAAGAATGTTGGTACTCCATTAGCCTTTAGATGCATCAAGGGCATGGGCGGTCCAGTTCCTAGAACATTAGTTGGAGTCACACGGGTATACCCTGTTCTCTACAGGGAGAG GTTAAGTAATGGTGGATTTATTGTGAGATCAGAGAGGATGGAAGCTAGAATGATAGAGTCATACAACCAGAG GCGCTCAGTCATTGCAGAGGGAATTGCATCTGATTTTCAAAGGGAAATAAAAGAATCTTGTATTATTAATGACAATGATAGTGAAGAAGGGGCTAAACTATTAAAGATACTGGAGAGAACTGCTGAACCTGAAGTCTTAATGGCAGAGATGACTTCAGAGCAATTGACTTCTTTTGCTACTTATCAAGCAAAATTAGAG TCAATTAGACAGTCAGACATGCAGAACTCAATTGAGAAGGCTCTCAAAGATGCAGGCCTAAGTGCAAGAGACATCACCCCATTTATGAGGGTGAGAGTGGTTGAGTTAACTCGTAAAGACTGCCCAACAAACTGCTGCCCGCGAAAAGGGTTAATAACAATCTGGAACCCGACTGAGAAGCAG CAATTAGAGCTGGTTGAGGGGAAAGCATATGCTGTGACAGGGCTTATACCATTAGCATTAGGCACCGAGGCTGATACCCTTTTCTTGCAAGCAAGGGGATCGACGACCAGATGGGTGCCTTTATCTTCTTCAGCAACTCAACATATTGA GTTGTTCTTCACACCTCGCAAATCAGTTTCATTGTCACATTTGGGTGAGGTTCCTCTGTCAAG TGAATTTGATCTTGCTGCATTAGTTGTGTACGTGGGAGATGTATATTCAGATGCTCTCCAAAAGAAGCAGTGGGTGTTTGTCACAGATGGCTCAATATCAGAGTCACATTCAGAAGAGCCATCAAATTCTTTGCTTGCCATCAGTTTCTGGTCTCCACACACAGATTGTGATTCATATACTCCAATTAATCATAACCTTGTTGGATCAGTG GTTGGGTTCTGTAATCTCATAAAAAGAGCCAAAGACCAAGTCAATCATCTCTGGGTGGCAGAAACAACAGAAAATTCAACCTATTTCTTAAGTTCTGATCTTGTGCATTATTTTCACTTAAAAGATGCTTCTGCTTCTGTTGAAAGATGGGCAAAGATCTCAGGCTTG ACAATTGAGAAGCTTAGACGGAAGGTTTTGACCATTGTTGATAAATGA